One Candidatus Eisenbacteria bacterium DNA window includes the following coding sequences:
- a CDS encoding DNA-binding protein: MDYRSKGDVLFIRLHPGEIVPDILGEISRKAEIETAVIVSGVGMLKDVELSYFVGQGRYESHHFTEPLELISLSGNISRQDDGYIVHAHAALAEPDGRLVGGHLTRGSVWVTNEIMLSRIPIKLLRLEDRETGLRGISFPDE; this comes from the coding sequence ATGGATTATAGATCGAAAGGCGATGTCCTGTTCATAAGGCTCCATCCGGGCGAGATTGTGCCGGATATTCTGGGTGAGATCAGCCGGAAAGCCGAAATTGAGACGGCGGTCATCGTCAGTGGCGTCGGTATGCTGAAAGATGTCGAGCTGTCCTATTTTGTGGGGCAGGGAAGGTATGAATCGCATCATTTCACCGAGCCGCTCGAACTGATTTCTCTCTCCGGGAATATCTCCAGGCAGGATGACGGATATATTGTACACGCCCACGCGGCATTGGCCGAACCTGATGGGCGATTGGTCGGAGGTCACCTGACACGGGGAAGTGTCTGGGTAACCAATGAAATAATGCTGTCTCGAATTCCCATCAAACTCCTTCGATTGGAGGATCGGGAGACGGGACTGCGGGGGATCTCGTTCCCTGATGAATAG
- a CDS encoding pyridoxal phosphate-dependent aminotransferase has product MFADRMNRLGTETAFEVLARAKALERQGRDIIHLEIGEPDFNTPQNIIDAAKEALDQGFTHYGPAAGQPDVREAFAKHIAEDRGLAVDAENIVITPGAKPIIFFSLFACVNKGEEVIYPNPGFPIYESVINFIGAKAVPIQLKEERDFRLDPAELVALITDKTKMILLNSPQNPTGGVLSSEDMGLIAKAIGDRDIWVLSDEVYSKILYEGRHVSIAQMPGMLKRTILLEGHSKTYAMTGWRLGYGVMNKELAAHITRLMTNCNSCTNVFVQRAGMKAVTDPQDKPKEMVKEFKKRRDVIVDGLNKIPGITCLKPRGAFYVFPNITGTGIKSQALESALLEKAGVAALSGTSFGKFGEGYLRFSYANSIENINKALDRIATYLSGRAGA; this is encoded by the coding sequence ATGTTCGCGGATCGAATGAATCGTCTGGGGACGGAAACGGCGTTTGAGGTTCTGGCGCGCGCGAAGGCGCTGGAGCGCCAAGGCCGCGATATTATACATTTGGAAATCGGAGAACCTGATTTCAACACCCCACAGAATATCATCGATGCCGCGAAAGAAGCTCTGGATCAGGGTTTCACTCATTACGGTCCCGCCGCCGGCCAGCCCGATGTCCGGGAGGCCTTTGCAAAGCATATCGCCGAAGATCGGGGCCTTGCGGTTGACGCGGAAAATATCGTTATTACGCCCGGCGCCAAACCGATTATCTTTTTCTCCCTCTTTGCCTGCGTGAACAAGGGCGAAGAGGTCATTTATCCCAACCCCGGCTTTCCAATTTATGAATCGGTCATCAATTTCATCGGCGCCAAAGCGGTTCCGATTCAATTGAAAGAGGAACGGGATTTTCGCCTCGATCCGGCGGAGCTCGTCGCGCTAATCACCGACAAAACAAAAATGATCCTCCTCAATTCACCGCAGAACCCGACCGGCGGCGTGCTCTCATCGGAGGATATGGGGCTGATCGCCAAGGCGATCGGTGACCGTGACATTTGGGTTCTCTCTGACGAGGTCTATTCCAAAATCCTGTATGAAGGGCGGCATGTCTCTATTGCGCAGATGCCCGGGATGCTGAAGCGGACGATCTTGTTGGAAGGGCATTCGAAGACCTATGCCATGACAGGTTGGCGGCTCGGCTACGGCGTTATGAATAAGGAACTCGCCGCCCATATCACACGACTTATGACGAACTGTAACTCGTGCACCAATGTTTTTGTGCAACGGGCTGGAATGAAGGCGGTAACGGATCCGCAGGATAAGCCGAAGGAGATGGTGAAAGAGTTTAAGAAGCGCCGGGATGTGATTGTCGACGGTTTGAACAAGATTCCCGGCATCACCTGTCTCAAACCGAGGGGCGCCTTCTACGTATTCCCGAATATCACCGGCACCGGCATCAAATCGCAGGCGCTGGAATCGGCCTTGTTGGAAAAAGCCGGCGTCGCCGCTCTTTCTGGGACGTCGTTCGGGAAATTCGGCGAGGGGTACCTTCGCTTCTCATATGCGAATTCGATCGAGAATATCAATAAGGCCCTCGATCGGATCGCGACCTACCTGTCCGGAAGAGCCGGCGCATAA
- the smpB gene encoding SsrA-binding protein SmpB produces the protein MAKKTSKLSIAEKAGGEDKIRLIATNRKARHEYHILETLEAGIALKGPEVKSLRSGKISIGEAYGQIKDEELILLQMFISPYEQAGEFNTEPRRPRKLLLHKRQIRRWQAKTEEKGLTIVALSIYFRAGKAKIEIALARGKRLYDKREALARKDAQRDMYRLRSRRDD, from the coding sequence ATGGCAAAAAAAACATCAAAGCTATCGATCGCTGAAAAAGCGGGCGGTGAAGACAAGATCCGGCTCATAGCCACGAACCGGAAGGCGCGGCATGAGTATCATATTCTGGAGACCCTTGAAGCGGGGATTGCCCTCAAAGGACCCGAGGTCAAATCGCTTCGGAGCGGCAAGATCAGCATTGGAGAGGCCTACGGACAGATAAAAGATGAAGAGCTGATATTGCTGCAAATGTTCATAAGCCCCTATGAACAGGCGGGTGAATTCAATACCGAGCCGCGGCGGCCGAGAAAGCTTCTGCTCCATAAACGCCAAATCAGGCGATGGCAGGCGAAAACTGAGGAGAAAGGGTTGACGATTGTCGCATTGTCGATTTATTTCCGTGCGGGGAAGGCCAAGATCGAGATCGCTCTCGCGCGCGGAAAGCGGCTCTACGATAAACGTGAGGCGCTGGCTCGCAAAGATGCCCAAAGAGACATGTATCGTCTAAGATCACGGCGAGATGATTAA
- the arcC gene encoding carbamate kinase — protein MAGSKVNSNLVVSLGGNALLPPGGGGTLEEQYRITRATMEHVVELIADGHRVLLTHGNGPIVGNILIRNEAAREIVPPMPLDICGADSQGGIGYMIQQTLRNLMVERGIEKPLGTVVTQVVVDIDDPAFQNPTKPIGPFYSQDEAKRLSLEKGWRLVQDSGRGWRRVVPSPRPLEIVELDFIKSLYSHGNTVIAAGGGGIPVVRESSGNLRGVEAVIDKDRATTVLANALGADGIVIVTAVGKVSLNFGTEHQQDLDVISMGQAIEYLSEGHFPAGSMGPKMESAIDFLKSGGKFVLITSPGRLREALRGEDGTRITRD, from the coding sequence ATGGCCGGTTCAAAAGTTAACTCGAACCTCGTCGTATCGCTCGGGGGAAACGCACTCCTTCCTCCCGGTGGCGGAGGAACGCTCGAGGAGCAGTACCGCATCACACGCGCCACCATGGAACATGTCGTGGAGTTGATCGCCGACGGCCACCGCGTTCTTCTGACCCATGGGAATGGGCCCATTGTCGGCAATATCCTGATCCGAAACGAAGCGGCGCGTGAGATCGTTCCCCCGATGCCCCTCGATATCTGCGGCGCCGATTCACAGGGCGGAATCGGGTATATGATCCAGCAGACACTCCGCAACTTAATGGTTGAAAGAGGGATTGAGAAACCCTTGGGCACCGTGGTGACCCAGGTCGTTGTCGACATTGACGATCCTGCCTTTCAAAATCCAACCAAACCGATCGGGCCTTTCTACAGCCAGGATGAAGCCAAACGACTGAGTCTGGAGAAGGGCTGGCGGTTGGTTCAGGACAGCGGCCGCGGGTGGCGCCGCGTCGTTCCCTCTCCACGGCCGCTCGAGATTGTAGAACTCGATTTCATCAAATCCCTCTATTCACATGGCAACACGGTCATTGCCGCCGGCGGCGGCGGTATTCCCGTCGTGCGGGAAAGCTCGGGGAACCTCAGGGGCGTCGAGGCGGTTATTGATAAAGACCGCGCCACAACGGTATTGGCGAATGCGCTTGGCGCCGATGGGATCGTCATCGTCACGGCCGTCGGGAAGGTCTCCCTGAATTTCGGGACCGAACATCAACAGGATCTCGATGTCATTTCGATGGGTCAGGCGATCGAATATCTATCCGAGGGCCACTTCCCAGCGGGGAGTATGGGTCCGAAGATGGAATCGGCGATCGATTTTCTGAAATCGGGCGGCAAGTTCGTATTGATCACCTCTCCAGGCCGGTTGCGGGAAGCGCTGAGGGGTGAGGATGGAACCCGGATCACGAGGGATTGA
- a CDS encoding lamin tail domain-containing protein, whose product MKRFALIVTIVFVQAALASGPGLCDLALNEMMGDPASDWDGDGVYDYRGDEWVEVINTGGSTIDLSSYRLGDPLTLAYGFTGDLGPGDVLVVYGSESKEWESDNGYSSFGFNMSNDGDTVILYQISGGDTLIVDSHTFNTYEAEDDRSSGRYPDGDGGWEIFDFLNPYFGGTAPFGNGLEPTPGSLNTGLTPTPTRETTWGSIKSIYQLP is encoded by the coding sequence ATGAAGCGCTTCGCGCTGATCGTAACAATAGTCTTTGTACAGGCAGCTCTGGCCAGCGGTCCCGGTCTTTGCGATCTGGCTCTCAATGAGATGATGGGAGATCCGGCGTCGGATTGGGATGGTGACGGCGTGTATGACTATCGTGGGGACGAATGGGTGGAGGTGATCAATACCGGCGGGAGCACGATCGATCTGTCGAGCTATCGGCTGGGGGATCCCCTGACGCTCGCTTATGGATTTACAGGAGATCTCGGGCCGGGGGATGTGCTCGTGGTTTACGGTTCGGAGAGCAAAGAGTGGGAATCGGATAACGGCTATTCGAGTTTTGGTTTCAATATGAGTAATGACGGAGACACGGTCATCCTCTATCAAATCTCGGGAGGCGATACTCTCATCGTCGACAGCCATACCTTCAATACATATGAGGCGGAGGATGACCGTTCCAGCGGACGGTATCCGGATGGCGACGGCGGCTGGGAGATCTTCGATTTCTTGAACCCCTATTTTGGGGGTACGGCTCCTTTCGGGAATGGCCTTGAGCCGACTCCAGGCTCGCTAAATACGGGTTTGACCCCGACGCCGACCCGGGAGACGACCTGGGGATCGATCAAGTCGATCTACCAGCTCCCCTAG
- a CDS encoding GIY-YIG nuclease family protein, protein MAQDLKQSIVDHLREAGDSVPASDLARRFLRLVSPNGADRLVRSILSTEPRCQEINPGHWSYQEPQEEAWFPGSVAVIEVARGHERTPWLWRMMLAPVTAEGPGPSWTGTLRSPDTVEKLRMIESGPLYTPYSARVQRWLESAEKILAIPEISSPIYDLRDAFRWLCDKQKRPRPEPMILKSPSMWPAALGSSQPLPDGLSGELAGAVALLETCAETTSDRKSFKRFAESGEGRGKPVDFGSFNFSAADLNRLPETPGVYRFINKADEIVYVGKTRNLRQRVGQYFKPLTDNSKRRQSFLEEIRDLSWTPLESELAALVLESTEIRRRRPRWNIQIETHDVEAGDPGTRIFAIPSALHPDRYETYFLTARGAARLLTGEGDGLGLKEEDLAAALKSYFSSGGEEASPHLAILDPQEAILVRRWYQTQMDDLIKLNLDHFSTWQSAAQAFQSALAGGEKGGAWIRESPVLPPGTGVGGISGAPSGGGGCR, encoded by the coding sequence ATGGCCCAGGACCTAAAACAATCGATCGTTGATCATCTTCGGGAGGCCGGCGATTCGGTCCCGGCGTCGGACCTTGCCCGGCGCTTCCTAAGACTTGTCTCACCCAACGGCGCCGACCGGTTGGTCCGCTCGATCCTCTCGACCGAACCTCGCTGCCAAGAGATCAACCCCGGCCATTGGAGTTACCAAGAGCCGCAGGAGGAAGCCTGGTTCCCCGGATCGGTTGCTGTCATAGAAGTCGCCCGCGGTCATGAACGGACTCCCTGGCTTTGGCGGATGATGCTGGCGCCGGTGACAGCCGAGGGCCCCGGGCCATCTTGGACCGGCACCCTCCGATCTCCCGATACCGTTGAGAAACTCAGGATGATCGAGTCGGGGCCGCTGTACACGCCGTATTCGGCCCGGGTGCAGCGGTGGTTGGAATCGGCCGAGAAGATTTTGGCCATCCCCGAGATCTCATCCCCCATCTATGACCTGCGGGATGCCTTTCGCTGGCTCTGCGACAAACAAAAACGGCCCCGTCCGGAGCCGATGATCCTCAAATCGCCAAGCATGTGGCCGGCGGCCTTGGGCTCTTCGCAGCCCCTTCCCGACGGGCTTTCCGGTGAACTCGCGGGGGCCGTGGCCCTCTTGGAAACCTGCGCGGAAACGACATCCGACAGGAAATCGTTCAAGAGATTCGCTGAGAGCGGCGAAGGGCGGGGGAAACCGGTCGACTTCGGGTCCTTCAATTTCTCAGCCGCCGATCTGAATCGATTGCCGGAAACACCCGGCGTCTATCGCTTTATCAATAAGGCGGATGAAATTGTCTATGTCGGCAAGACCAGAAATTTGCGACAGAGGGTCGGACAATACTTCAAGCCGCTGACGGATAACTCCAAGCGCCGGCAGTCCTTTTTGGAGGAGATCAGGGATCTCTCCTGGACGCCGCTGGAATCGGAGCTGGCCGCGCTCGTGCTCGAATCGACTGAAATCAGGAGGCGCCGGCCGCGTTGGAATATCCAGATTGAGACCCATGATGTGGAGGCGGGAGATCCCGGAACCAGAATTTTTGCAATCCCCAGCGCGCTGCATCCGGATCGCTATGAGACCTACTTTCTGACAGCCCGTGGGGCGGCCCGGCTGCTCACGGGAGAGGGGGACGGCCTCGGTCTGAAGGAGGAGGATCTGGCGGCGGCGTTGAAAAGCTATTTTTCATCCGGCGGGGAGGAGGCGTCGCCGCATCTAGCGATCCTTGACCCGCAAGAAGCGATCCTGGTCCGGCGCTGGTACCAAACTCAAATGGATGACCTGATCAAGCTCAATCTGGACCACTTTTCGACCTGGCAATCCGCGGCCCAAGCCTTCCAGTCGGCTTTGGCCGGAGGGGAAAAGGGGGGAGCGTGGATCCGGGAAAGCCCTGTTTTGCCTCCAGGGACTGGAGTTGGGGGCATTTCCGGCGCTCCATCCGGCGGGGGGGGGTGTAGGTGA
- a CDS encoding formylglycine-generating enzyme family protein → MIWIAPTAAENKTSKSFQIYPGVTMDFALITAGVFEMGSPDDEEGHRPEQGPLHTVEISHTFWLGIHEVTQAQWIGVMGDNPSYFKSDSLNPVEMLDYATALAFLAKLNTHAGKEIYRLPTEAEWEYACRAGTETRFYHGVATDGVEDYAWCRDNSGKRTHPVAQKEPNPWGLYDMNGNVWEWCHDWYGEDYYDTEPIVDPTGPAFGKYRVVRGGSWGSLAGQCSSPHRAYSLAEKGTSMFGLRVVRVEE, encoded by the coding sequence ATGATATGGATAGCGCCGACAGCGGCCGAGAACAAGACGAGTAAAAGTTTTCAGATCTATCCCGGTGTCACCATGGATTTCGCATTGATAACCGCCGGCGTCTTTGAGATGGGTTCGCCCGATGATGAAGAGGGGCACCGTCCCGAGCAGGGACCGCTCCACACGGTGGAAATCAGCCATACCTTCTGGCTGGGGATCCACGAGGTTACCCAGGCGCAGTGGATCGGGGTCATGGGTGACAATCCTTCCTATTTTAAATCCGACAGCCTCAATCCGGTCGAGATGCTGGACTATGCCACGGCCCTCGCCTTTCTTGCGAAGCTGAACACCCACGCCGGGAAAGAAATCTACCGGCTGCCGACCGAGGCGGAGTGGGAATACGCCTGCCGGGCGGGAACCGAAACCCGTTTCTATCATGGTGTGGCGACGGATGGCGTGGAGGATTACGCCTGGTGCCGCGATAATTCCGGCAAACGAACCCATCCCGTGGCGCAAAAAGAGCCCAATCCCTGGGGTCTTTATGATATGAACGGAAATGTTTGGGAGTGGTGCCACGATTGGTATGGTGAGGACTATTACGATACCGAGCCTATTGTTGATCCCACCGGCCCTGCCTTTGGGAAATATCGCGTCGTTCGAGGCGGGTCTTGGGGAAGCCTCGCCGGACAATGCTCATCCCCGCATCGAGCTTACTCATTGGCCGAGAAGGGGACCTCAATGTTCGGGCTGCGTGTCGTCAGGGTTGAAGAGTAG
- a CDS encoding penicillin acylase family protein: MRTIIVLIILGHLAGFKSADAESLTLQAPDASMVTIHRDLYGVPHIIGESEVGIYYAQGFAAAQDRLYQMEINRRASTGTLAEMFGAGYVSSDQTTRSRSYTEAERQQQLAQMSADLQGMVDSYVAGINTYLDSIDVHPGLYCPQQFAAAQPEDWSSTDIVAIVQYQMRRFGQFGGQELTRLSELNANGQAWFDQNRPINDPTAPTTIPGGVKGAADRAWRRSEMTVRPEVVQEIEARNAEHERLLQGIGLPPKFGSFAVQITPGKSATGNVMLLGCPQMGEPQQGQANAIHEVELTGPDFHTGGMTVPGIPGIIIGHNDNMAWTLTSGISDNTDVYIETTEDESLTRYWHNGQWEDFAAIPDTVFDNNDSPYPFTIYRSIHGPVFGSDLSNHQAFTYKMTFWGLELDFAQAFYLIIRAGTLAEFEAALALCPVSFNVFYAGVDQAIKYWHAGLYQDRTDGVDPRLPHNGGGAEEWGGLIPFNQLPAAADPEQGYFVNWNNKPVSWWNNGDNIPWVGWHPVAYVENYVAPIPNFTFDDLKGTPHAINSHGTYQQAVEFSADLILDENIVPPGQSAFINLEGIPSPHINDQWSLHIAWKFKDMLYGYEPSGLDPPSPTMGASGVLYQNKPNPFGAQTRIAFTLFEPGEVDLTVYAPSGRRVRSLFNKTIDAGTRQVIWDGRNDGGFAVPSGLYFYRMKVGREIVSRRMLLIQ, encoded by the coding sequence ATGCGCACAATAATTGTCCTGATCATACTGGGCCACCTTGCCGGATTTAAGAGTGCGGATGCGGAATCGCTGACACTGCAAGCCCCCGATGCGTCAATGGTCACCATCCATCGGGATCTCTACGGCGTCCCGCACATCATCGGCGAATCGGAGGTCGGGATCTATTACGCGCAGGGGTTCGCCGCCGCCCAAGATCGCCTTTATCAAATGGAGATCAACCGGCGGGCCTCCACCGGCACACTGGCGGAAATGTTCGGCGCCGGTTATGTCTCAAGCGATCAAACGACGCGCAGCCGATCCTATACAGAGGCCGAACGGCAGCAGCAGCTCGCCCAAATGTCCGCGGATTTACAGGGCATGGTCGACTCGTATGTCGCCGGCATTAACACCTATCTCGACTCGATCGATGTCCATCCCGGCCTTTACTGCCCTCAGCAATTCGCCGCCGCGCAGCCCGAGGACTGGTCATCCACCGACATCGTTGCGATTGTTCAATATCAGATGCGGCGTTTCGGACAATTCGGCGGGCAGGAATTGACGCGCCTCAGCGAGTTGAACGCCAACGGCCAGGCCTGGTTTGATCAGAACCGGCCGATCAACGACCCCACCGCGCCCACAACGATCCCCGGCGGTGTCAAAGGCGCGGCCGACCGCGCTTGGCGCCGGTCGGAGATGACGGTCCGGCCCGAGGTTGTACAAGAAATCGAGGCAAGGAATGCGGAGCACGAGCGCCTTCTTCAGGGGATCGGCCTGCCCCCCAAATTCGGTTCCTTCGCCGTGCAGATCACACCCGGCAAATCGGCGACGGGGAATGTCATGCTGCTCGGCTGTCCCCAGATGGGTGAACCGCAGCAGGGTCAAGCCAACGCGATCCATGAGGTTGAGCTGACAGGGCCCGATTTTCACACCGGTGGGATGACCGTTCCCGGTATTCCGGGCATCATTATCGGCCACAATGACAATATGGCTTGGACGCTCACCAGTGGGATCAGCGACAACACCGATGTCTATATAGAAACAACCGAGGATGAAAGCCTGACCCGGTATTGGCACAATGGGCAGTGGGAGGATTTCGCGGCGATCCCCGACACCGTCTTTGACAATAACGACTCGCCCTATCCTTTTACAATATATCGATCGATTCACGGCCCGGTTTTCGGTTCAGATTTGTCGAACCACCAGGCTTTCACATACAAAATGACATTTTGGGGGTTGGAGCTGGACTTTGCACAGGCTTTTTACCTAATCATTCGAGCTGGGACACTCGCCGAATTTGAAGCGGCGCTCGCGCTGTGCCCGGTCTCATTCAATGTGTTCTACGCGGGAGTCGACCAAGCGATCAAATACTGGCACGCCGGGCTCTATCAGGACCGTACGGACGGCGTCGATCCGCGTCTTCCCCACAACGGCGGCGGCGCCGAGGAATGGGGCGGCCTCATCCCCTTCAACCAGCTTCCCGCCGCCGCGGATCCGGAGCAGGGATACTTCGTTAATTGGAACAATAAGCCGGTGAGCTGGTGGAACAACGGCGACAATATCCCCTGGGTCGGATGGCATCCCGTCGCGTATGTCGAGAACTACGTGGCGCCGATTCCTAATTTCACATTCGATGATCTCAAGGGAACGCCGCATGCCATCAACAGCCACGGGACCTATCAGCAGGCGGTCGAATTCAGCGCCGATTTGATCCTTGACGAGAATATCGTCCCGCCGGGACAGAGCGCCTTTATCAATCTCGAGGGCATACCGAGCCCCCATATCAATGACCAGTGGAGCCTTCATATAGCCTGGAAATTCAAGGATATGCTCTATGGCTACGAACCAAGCGGCCTGGATCCACCATCACCGACGATGGGAGCAAGCGGCGTTCTCTACCAGAACAAGCCCAATCCTTTTGGCGCGCAGACACGGATCGCCTTCACGCTCTTTGAGCCTGGGGAGGTGGACTTGACCGTCTATGCTCCGTCGGGCCGGCGTGTGAGATCCTTGTTCAACAAGACTATCGACGCCGGAACGCGGCAGGTGATATGGGATGGGCGGAATGATGGCGGATTCGCCGTTCCATCCGGGCTCTATTTCTATCGGATGAAAGTGGGGCGTGAAATCGTTTCGCGGAGGATGCTGCTGATTCAATAG
- a CDS encoding pentapeptide repeat-containing protein: MEDSASTGWYRVLMERVIGRGLGALGAGCRRRPVLLSMFRYVKHPKIRVHRWSGSGGPQPRRRRRPWIALRRAVFRRAALRPASLRGAVLRRASLRRAVLRRTPLRAWPWPRPII, from the coding sequence ATGGAGGATTCAGCGTCGACCGGATGGTACAGAGTTTTGATGGAGAGGGTCATTGGTCGTGGACTTGGTGCGTTGGGAGCCGGCTGTCGGCGCCGGCCGGTCTTATTGTCGATGTTCAGATACGTCAAACATCCCAAAATACGGGTTCATCGGTGGTCGGGATCAGGTGGACCCCAGCCCAGGCGACGGAGGCGCCCTTGGATCGCGCTTCGGCGGGCAGTGTTCCGGCGGGCAGCGCTTCGGCCGGCATCGCTTCGGGGGGCAGTGCTTCGTCGGGCATCGCTTCGGCGGGCAGTGCTTCGTCGAACACCACTCCGCGCCTGGCCTTGGCCACGGCCTATAATTTGA
- a CDS encoding tetratricopeptide repeat protein produces MAQKARISGVKLWIFRGTAILLPFVLIALVEIGFRIAGVATPESLFREVKFGSIHKFQTNPRVAERDFPPELARIMPAPGFQAFDAIKPEGRLRVFCLGASTTAGFPFPAHLSYPALLNEKLSIYLPTKGIEVINCGISAVASFTIVDFTREVLRQGPDLVVIYTGHNEYYGAWGAASSAGPGGSSSRLLPFMRWVQHSRIWRYLSSKTREPDIAPGTLMERMVARPEIDPRSPLSLRAEKDYRNNLRKMIKACKRYDVPVVFCEPVSNLSGHYPFGSLLENDPTLVQSRREKLWGLEKGYLEGRVSAVDVSSYWRALVAEDSTGADLWYHGGWLTAVAGDTTASVEAYTLARDWDTVRFRADSRLLNILRTICRDEEVPLVPLTAQFQAATRGPAPGGDLFMEHLHPGFIGQLIIAESICGKLEEIGWPDPGIQWQDSDEFSARELLQMAGLTQLDALHADLHVAHLLTRWPYAHPQGLNVSPSQAVLEADPMRQYRVPSAYREAYAIWNAGKPADTETAGFEESIGWPELPDTMALRLAQMVIKKDLSILDGHVALGNYYRERGELAKAFVEFRAAARLFPVDPDNYIRAGNTLLKAGYRERARDYLLEALSLSPGRKDVMAVVADCDVEAGRLEEARIWIDRILAVEPGNPQAMALLQKMRERTRESGGPEGR; encoded by the coding sequence GTGGCCCAAAAGGCGAGAATCTCAGGTGTCAAGCTGTGGATCTTCCGTGGAACAGCGATTCTACTTCCATTTGTCCTCATCGCATTGGTTGAAATCGGGTTCCGGATCGCCGGTGTCGCCACCCCCGAATCCCTCTTCCGCGAGGTCAAGTTCGGATCGATCCACAAATTCCAAACGAATCCCAGAGTCGCCGAACGCGATTTCCCGCCCGAGCTGGCGCGCATTATGCCCGCTCCCGGTTTCCAGGCCTTTGATGCGATCAAGCCGGAGGGACGCCTTCGTGTTTTTTGTCTCGGAGCCTCGACGACCGCCGGATTCCCATTCCCGGCGCACCTCTCCTATCCAGCCCTATTGAATGAAAAGCTGTCGATCTATCTTCCGACGAAGGGGATTGAGGTGATCAATTGCGGGATTTCCGCCGTGGCTTCCTTCACCATCGTCGATTTTACGCGCGAGGTGCTGCGCCAGGGACCCGATCTGGTGGTGATCTATACGGGGCATAATGAGTATTACGGCGCGTGGGGCGCCGCGTCGAGCGCCGGTCCCGGCGGTTCATCGAGCCGCTTGCTCCCCTTCATGCGATGGGTTCAGCACTCCCGGATCTGGCGCTATCTTTCAAGCAAGACGAGGGAGCCGGATATCGCGCCGGGAACCTTGATGGAGCGGATGGTGGCCCGGCCCGAGATCGATCCGCGCAGCCCGCTGAGCCTCCGGGCTGAAAAGGATTATCGCAACAACCTCCGCAAGATGATCAAAGCCTGTAAAAGGTATGATGTGCCGGTCGTTTTCTGCGAGCCGGTCAGCAATTTGTCTGGTCATTATCCCTTCGGAAGTCTTCTCGAGAACGATCCAACGCTTGTACAAAGCCGGCGAGAGAAGCTGTGGGGGCTGGAGAAGGGTTATCTCGAGGGCCGCGTCTCCGCGGTGGATGTCAGCTCCTACTGGCGTGCGCTTGTCGCCGAAGATTCTACCGGCGCTGATCTTTGGTATCACGGCGGATGGCTTACCGCGGTCGCAGGAGATACCACCGCCTCCGTTGAAGCTTATACATTGGCCAGAGATTGGGACACCGTTCGTTTCCGCGCCGACTCGCGTTTATTGAACATTCTTCGCACAATCTGCCGCGATGAAGAGGTGCCGCTGGTTCCGTTGACGGCGCAATTCCAGGCCGCCACGCGGGGACCCGCTCCGGGAGGGGATCTCTTCATGGAGCACCTCCACCCGGGATTCATCGGCCAGCTCATCATCGCCGAATCCATCTGCGGCAAGCTGGAGGAAATCGGCTGGCCGGATCCCGGCATCCAGTGGCAAGACAGTGACGAATTCAGCGCAAGGGAGCTTTTACAGATGGCCGGGTTGACGCAACTCGACGCGCTGCATGCCGATCTTCATGTCGCCCATTTGTTAACCCGCTGGCCCTACGCTCATCCTCAGGGATTGAATGTTTCTCCCTCCCAGGCGGTTTTGGAAGCCGATCCGATGAGGCAATACCGCGTGCCATCGGCCTACCGTGAAGCCTATGCGATCTGGAATGCCGGCAAGCCGGCCGATACGGAAACCGCCGGGTTTGAGGAATCCATCGGCTGGCCCGAGTTGCCCGATACCATGGCGCTCAGGCTGGCCCAAATGGTGATCAAGAAAGACCTATCGATTCTCGACGGACATGTCGCCCTGGGGAATTACTATCGAGAAAGGGGGGAACTCGCCAAGGCCTTCGTCGAATTTCGAGCCGCCGCGCGGTTGTTCCCTGTCGATCCCGATAATTATATCCGGGCCGGGAACACCTTGTTGAAAGCGGGATATCGTGAGCGGGCGAGAGATTACCTCCTCGAGGCCCTGTCTCTCTCACCGGGCCGGAAAGATGTGATGGCTGTCGTGGCGGATTGTGATGTGGAGGCGGGCCGTTTGGAGGAGGCCCGCATTTGGATCGACCGGATTCTGGCGGTCGAGCCCGGCAATCCCCAGGCGATGGCTCTCTTGCAGAAGATGCGCGAAAGGACGAGAGAGAGTGGCGGGCCGGAGGGTCGGTAG